In Gammaproteobacteria bacterium, the DNA window GCGCGTTATCGTCAGTCCCACTCTCCAGTGGATCCTCGCGGATTTCGTCCACTCGATACTCCTCTGGCTTGTGATGTGAGGACAAAATCTTTTGCTTCCTCTGCTGTGTATAAATCGCCAACGTATCAATGGACCCCGAATTTCGGACGGTTAAATAAGGTGGTACTCTGCAAAGTAGAAACGATTGAGGAGAGCGATGAAATGCAGAGGAAAGTCTTCAGTGCCGAGTTCAAGGCCAAGGTCGCGATGGAAGCGCTGGCGGGCCGAAAAACGATCAACGAGATTGCCGGGGTGCATGAGGTGGATCCGAACCAGGTGACCACCTGGAAGCGTGAAGCCCAGGAGGGGCTGAAGGCCCTGTTTGCGTGCAAACGGGGCCGACGTTCCCCCCAAGACGGGACCGATGCCGAGGCGCTGTATAGCCAGATTGGTCGGCTGCAAGTCCAGGTGGAGTGGTTGAAAAAAAAGTCGGGACTGAGTCCACCCAGGTAAAGCGGGCTTGGATCGAACCGGATCATCCGGCACTGTCGGTGGTGGCCCAATGTGAACTGCTGGGACGGGCACGCAGTGGGTGGTATTACACGGCAGTGCCCACGTCGGCGCTGAATCTGGCGCTGATGCGGCAGATGGATGAGCAATATACGGCGCATCCTTTTTATGGCAGTCGGCGGATGACGGCCGTGTTGCGGCAGGCCGGGTATCCGGTTAACCGCAAACGGGTGGTTCGGTTGATGACGGAATTGGGATTGCAGGCGATTGACCCCAAGCCGGTGACCTCGCTGTCCTGTGCGGCTCATCGGATCTATCCCTACCTGCTGCGCGGGGTAGCGGTGACCGTCCCCGATCAGGTGTGGAGTACGGATATTACCTACATTCGCCTGACAGGCGGGTTTGTCTACTTGGTCGCGATCCTGGATTGGTATAGCCGTAAAGTGCTCGCGTGGCAGTTGTCTAATACTTTGGAGACCACCTTTTGCCTGGAGTGCTTGGAAGGAGCCCTGGCGCATCGCCAGCCGATGATCTTCAACACCGATCAAGGAACCCAGTTCACGAGCGTCGCTTTTACCGGGTGCTTGGCGCAAGCCGGAATCCGAATCAGTATGGACGGTCGAGGGCGGGCGCATGACAATAGCTTTGTCGAACGGCTCTGGCGGTCCGTAAAATATGAGGAGGTGTATCCGAAGGCCTATGAAACGCTGGACCCGGCTTACCAGGGCTTGGCGCAGTACTTCGTGTTTTACAATGACCAGCGTCCTCATCAGGCGCTGAACTATCGAACACCCGCTGAGGTGTATGCGGACAGGCAAAGCCGGTCGCTACAAGGTGTAGAGTGTCCACCTTAAATTCGGCTAAATTCTGTCTTGACATTGGGGTCCACCTCAACGATGCTCCTGAATTCATCGCTTGTTGACACAATATCGAATGTTTGGTTCATTTCATTGATGCCAAGTATGTTTGCCGCTACTGTTTCTTTCTCAGCAACACCTATCACAACACTTCCCATAAGTCCTCTTATCTGAGAGACTGTAATAAAAATAACATATTGATTTTATTATTGTTTTTTTGATAGAATTACCCAAAAAAGCCCAAATTATTTTAGTTTCGAAATTTTTGTTCGAGGTGCGCGATGTTTTGGCCGAAGGAAAAACCGTTTAATCGCTATCCCAGTGATCTCACCGATGCGGAATGGGAGAGGGTTCACCCCCTTTTGGAAGAACGCGAGCCAAATACGCGAGGACGTCTCCGAGAAGCAGCAATTCCCGCTCTCTTTTGCTCATCTAAATGATTTATCAATATATTTTTTATTAAACACTGATAAATTTTTTAGAAAAAACCATTATCAATCAAAGACTAGGAAAGAGACCGGGAATCGCTGTCCGAGAAGTGGATCTCCGCGAGATTTTAAATGCAATTTTTTACATCAATAAAACGGGTTGTCAGTGGCGATATCTTCCCAAAGATTTTCCGGCGTATACCACCGTCAGCACTTATTATCATCAATGGATCAATAACGGTGTTTTCGAGAAAATTAACACGGCGCTTCACCAAAAATTTCGTCAAGAAGTAGGGTGAAATGAGACCCCAAGCGCTGCGATCATTGATAGCCAATCGGTGAAAGGCACCCAGGAATGTGCGGATGAAACAGGATTGGATGGAGGCAAGTTAGTTAAAGGAAGAAAAAGGCATATTCTAGTGGATACAATGGGTTGTCTAATTTATGTCGGGGTGCATGCCGCGAATATTCCGGATGTAAAAGGCGCACCACAGGTATTACAAGGTGGGCTATCCATCGCCAATACGATCCGGAAAGTTTGGGCCGATGGTGCTTATCAAGGTGAGTCCCTGGCTCAATGGCTTGAGAAAAACTTTAACTGCACGATTGAAGTTGTTAACAAAAATAAAGAAGAGAAAGGATTTCAGGTTTTACCTCGGCGATGGGTTGTTGAAAGAAGCCTCGCTTGGTTGGGGCGATCTCGTCGATTAAGTAGAGATTACGAAAGGAAGCCTGCATCGAGTCAAAGTCAAGTCTACCTTGCTTCAATTCGATTAATGTTGCGAAAAATATTTAAGAATCGTGAATTATTGCAGGAACCCATTTTAGAGGCTGCGTAGGATATTAAGTTTTCGTACATATATGGTCCGCCCCGCGATGCAAGAGGAAATCGCCGTTTGGCTGAAGGAAAAGTTGCGGCCATATATCCGGCATCGTGTTGAGGCGCTCGCCTGCCCTCGTGCCCTGATGGAATTCGCGCGCATCTCCGTCCTTATCAGTCTCGCAGTCTCGGCAGAGCCGGCTTTTGTACGAATCAGGTTTTCGGAAATGCAGAACTGGTCTTTCATGCCATCACCGTGAGATTCACTCTTCGCAACTTATGGTGGGAGGTACTGGGGTGGTCGTAGCGACCGGGTCGCGGATGAAGCGTAGAAAGACTCAAACCGGAGCCAGAGCGCCTTTGGCCGCATCATAGGGCTGGCCGGTCGTCATCACCGCATAGGCGATCCGGGCGATCTTGTTGGCCAACGCGACGGCCGCCACGTTGGCATGGCGACGGCCTTTCAGTCCCCGGGCCCAGCGGCTCGTCGGATCGTCCTTGCGCTCGACCCAGCGCAACACGGCGCGGGCGCCATGAATCAGCAACTGCCGCAGGTAGACATCCCCCCGTTTACTGATACCCAGTAAGCGGTCCCGTCCACCGGTGGAGTGCTGGCGCGGCACCAGGCCCAGCCAAGCCGCCAAACCCCGCCCGTTCTTAAAGAGTCGGGGATCCTCGCCGACGGCCGCTACCAACGCGGTCGCGCCCTTGGCGCCCAGACCGGGGATCGTCATCAACGCTTGCGCCTGCGGATGGCTTTCCGCCAGGGTCTCAATCTGGGCGTCATAATGAGCAACCCGTTCATCCAAGTGACGGAGTTCGTCAGCCAACTCGCGTAGCTCAGCCCGGAAGCGCTCGCTGAGGCCGTTCTCTGGATCCTCAAGAATCTCCGGCAGGCGCTGGTTCACCGCCACACGCCCCTGCGGGATTTCAATGCCGTATTCCAACAAAAAACCGCGAATCTGATTGACCTGGGCGGTGCGGCGTTCCACCCCCAAACTGCGCATCCGGTGAATCGCCTGGATATCTTGCTGTTCCACGCTCTTGATCGCCACCAACCGCATCCTGGGCCGCTGGGCCGCTTCGCAAATCGCCTCGGCATCGACGGCGTCGTTTTTATTGGATTTCACAAAGGGCTTCACGAACTGGGGCGCGATCAACCGTACCTCATGGCCGTCCTCCCGGAACTGCCGCGCCCAATAGTGCGCACTGCCACAGGCTTCCATGGCCACCGTACAGGCGGGCAGATTCGCCATGAATTCACTCAGACGTACCCGGTTGAAGGTCCTGCGGATCACCCGTTGACCGTTCTCGTCCACGCCGTAAACGTGAAAACTCCGCTTGGCCAGATCAATGCCGACAACCTTAATGACGCGCTCATTGGTATACTCTTTCATGGGTCCGCTCCGTTATCTCGGTTAATATGATGTGAGTCAGCATTCACTATTTCGCCCGCTTTGGGCTCGTTGGAGGAGCGGGGCGGACCATTCCATTAGTCTCTGAAAATATATGTCTTTGTTCATGCCTCGTTTGACAAACACACCATTTTTTTTGTTCTTTCCAAAGAACCAACTTATCAACTTTCTCTTGCTTTGATAAGTATAATGGACCCCAAATTCGGACAGGCAAATAAGGTGGTATTCTGCAAGGTAAAGACTACGAGGAAGAGGTAGTGTGATGCAGAGGAAAGTATTCAGTGCGGACTTCAAGGCGAAGGTCGCAATGGAAGCGCTGGTAGGTCGCAAGACGGTCAATGAGATTGCCGGTATGTATGAGGTGCCCCTCAACCAGGTGACCACCTGGAAGCGGGAGGCTCAAGAGGATTTAAAGACGCTGTTCGAACGCAAGCGGGGTCGACGCGGTCCCGACGAAGCTCAGAATGCCGAGGCGCTCTATAGCCAGATTGGCCGGTTGCAAGGTCAAGTGGAGTGGTTGAGAAAAAAGTCCGGACTAAACCCACCGGGGTGAGGCGCGGCTGGATTGAACCTGGGCGCCCCGGGGTTTCCCGGGTGACTCAGTGCCAACTACTGGGCCTATCACGGAGCGGTTGATGAGGCGCAGAGTGTCCACCTTAAATTCGGCTAAAACTGTCTGGACAATGGGGTCCACCTCACACATCCAGAAAGGCTATGAAGAACACGGGTTTGATGTCGATATTCTAAAGCAATCATTTTCCATTATATATAGGAATAAAGGCGATGAAGCATCAACCGATTGAATGGAAACACGATTATGAACTTGGTATTGAAGATGTTGATTTCCAACATCACTGTTTCTTAAATCTGATTAACCGACTTTTCTATGAATTGGAAAAAACTAAGGATGCGAACTATCGAAATGCGTTAATCACTGAACTGAGTGCCTATACGAAATTTCATTTCATTAGTGAAGAAAATATGATGTACCGAGCGGGTTATCCCGGTTTAGAAGAACATCAGAGGCTTCATTGCGAATTAATCGAAAAGCTTTCCAATAAAGAAAGTTATTTTTTTGTTGAACAATCGCTACATAATACAAGGGTATTGATGAATTTTTTATTAAATTGGTTCTTTCATCATACACTGAATGAAGATAGATTGTTTGCGAATTATTTAAATAGTAATGAAAAGCCTGATTGATGGACTATAGCTGTTTGTTCGCTAAAATCTGTTTATAGTGGACCCCGAAAATCGGACAGTGGTTTAAGCTAAGGCCGACCGATGAATAGGAAAGTCCAGATCATGAGTGACACCAAGTGAGGTGGACCCCAATGTCAAGACAGAATTTAGCCGAATTTAAGGTGGACACTCTACACCTTATAGCGACCGGCTTTGCCTGTCCGCATACACCTCAGCGGGTGTTCGATAGTTCAGCGCCTGATGAGGACGCTGGTCATTGTAAAACACGAAGTACTGCGCCAAGCCCTGGTAAGCCTGGTCCAGCGTTTGGTAGTGTTCTAGACTTAGATATGCTATATTTAGTCTAGAATTCGCTTAAGTATTTTAATGTTTTTTTAAGGAATTTAAATATGGTTTTAAATCCTGTCCTTTGCCCTGTTTGTCGTCATGAAAAAATCGCAAAGCGTGGAAAAACGGAGAATGGAAAACAACGCTACCTTTGTCAGAATCCAGAATGCTCGGTCAAAACATTTATTTTAGACTACGATTACAATGGATATTTACCTGAAGTCAAAAACCAGATCATTGAGATGGCGATCAATGGCAGTGGAGTTCGAGATACCGCGCGCGTTTTAGACATCAGTCCGACGACCGTCATCAATGAATTAAAAAAAACTAGGATAGCAAACTTAGCTAGAGGGTCTAAAGCGCGTTACCTTGACTGAATAAGGGATGGGGAGAAACGCAATGGCCAGAATGACGCCAAGGCCTCCTTCAACACAGACGCTGATACTGACCTGCATGAACCGGCGTTGTCCGGCCTGTGGAGGCCCCCTCTGGTTTGCCTATGAGAATCATCGGACGATCACGACCTTGGAAGGGGTGATCGCTGTAAAATTGCAAATCCGGCGCTGTGTGAATCGAGCCTGTGCATTTTACCATCGGCCATACCGACCGGAATGGGAGGGGCGGTTGGCACTGCCGCATCACGAGTTTGGTTTAGATGTGATCGCCTGGATTGGTGCTTGTCGTTATCAGGACCATCGCACCGTGGCTGAAATTCATCAAGCACTCACCGCGCAGGGCGTGAGGATTGCGCCGTGTCAGGCGACAGCATAAATTGACCCTTTGGCGACATTGAAAATTGACCCCCGAAGCCAGAGGGGAAATTTGATGAAGAGTCAGAAAATCCACCTTCCGAAGATCACGATCAGGAAGGGGGACGAGATGCAAACGCCAGAGACGGTCGCGGCGATGCGGCGGCTGTACGAACTCGGGTGGGGAGCCCGGCGGATTGCCCGCGAACTCGGTTGTAGCCGCAACACGGTCAAACGCCACTTGAGCCAAGAGGATTGGATGCCCGATCGATTACCGAAGCGACGGCGGGCGTTAAGCACGCTCGAAGAGTGGCTGGCGGTGAGCTTTCGCCAACATTGTGGCAACGCGGACGTGGTGCGCCAAGAGTTGCAGCGGGTGCATGGTCTGCAGGTCTCGCTGCGCACCGTGGAACGGGCGGTGCGTCCGTGGCGCCAAGCGCTGGAGGCGGAAGCCCGCGCGACCGTGCGCTTTGAGACGCCGCCGGGGCAGCAACTCCAGATCGACTTTGGGAGCACGACGGTCCGGATCGGCGGCGAACCGGTGGTGGTTCGGCTGTTTGTGGCCACCTTGGGTTATTCCCGGCGGGTGTTTGTAGCGGCCTTCGATCATGAACGACAATCGGCGTGGTTGGACGGGCTGGAAGGGGCTTTTCACCATTTTGGCGGGGTGCCCGAGGAGGTCCTGATGGACAACGCGCGGGCACTGGTGGACGCGCACGACCGGATCACCCGGGTGGTGGTATTCAACACCCGCTTTCTGGCCTTTGCCCGCTATTGGGGGTTTCAACCGCGCGCCTGCGCCCCGTGTCGGGCACGGACGAAAGGTAAGGACGAACGCGGCGTGGGCTCTGTCAAGCGCAACGCCATCGCCGGTCGGATGTTCGACTCCTGGGCCGCGTTAGAGGGGCATCTCCGGGGTTGGTTACGGACGGTGGCCGATGTGCGAATACATGGGACCACCGGCGAACCGCCACTGGCGCGGTTCCAGCGGGCCGAAGCCGACGCGCTACGCCCCTTGAACGGTCGTCCGCCTTTCCATTGGATCCGTGAGTTGACCCGCCGGGTGCATGCCGACAGCTGCATCGAAGTGGACACCAACCATTACAGTGTCCCGTGGCGACTGATCGGCGAGACGGTGACGGTGCAGATCGTCGACGAGTCCCTGCGGGTGCAGCGCGCCGGGATCGAGGTGGCGCGCCATGTCCTGAGCGTCGGCCGGCGCCAGCGGGTGATCGATCCGGCCCACTTAGCCGGCGTCGTGGGGGCGCCGACTGCGGGGGG includes these proteins:
- a CDS encoding transposase, with product MDLREILNAIFYINKTGCQWRYLPKDFPAYTTVSTYYHQWINNGVFEKINTALHQKFRQEVG
- a CDS encoding transposase, whose product is MKGTQECADETGLDGGKLVKGRKRHILVDTMGCLIYVGVHAANIPDVKGAPQVLQGGLSIANTIRKVWADGAYQGESLAQWLEKNFNCTIEVVNKNKEEKGFQVLPRRWVVERSLAWLGRSRRLSRDYERKPASSQSQVYLASIRLMLRKIFKNRELLQEPILEAA
- a CDS encoding IS110 family transposase, whose amino-acid sequence is MKEYTNERVIKVVGIDLAKRSFHVYGVDENGQRVIRRTFNRVRLSEFMANLPACTVAMEACGSAHYWARQFREDGHEVRLIAPQFVKPFVKSNKNDAVDAEAICEAAQRPRMRLVAIKSVEQQDIQAIHRMRSLGVERRTAQVNQIRGFLLEYGIEIPQGRVAVNQRLPEILEDPENGLSERFRAELRELADELRHLDERVAHYDAQIETLAESHPQAQALMTIPGLGAKGATALVAAVGEDPRLFKNGRGLAAWLGLVPRQHSTGGRDRLLGISKRGDVYLRQLLIHGARAVLRWVERKDDPTSRWARGLKGRRHANVAAVALANKIARIAYAVMTTGQPYDAAKGALAPV
- a CDS encoding transposase, with amino-acid sequence MMQRKVFSADFKAKVAMEALVGRKTVNEIAGMYEVPLNQVTTWKREAQEDLKTLFERKRGRRGPDEAQNAEALYSQIGRLQGQVEWLRKKSGLNPPG
- a CDS encoding hemerythrin family protein codes for the protein MKHQPIEWKHDYELGIEDVDFQHHCFLNLINRLFYELEKTKDANYRNALITELSAYTKFHFISEENMMYRAGYPGLEEHQRLHCELIEKLSNKESYFFVEQSLHNTRVLMNFLLNWFFHHTLNEDRLFANYLNSNEKPD
- a CDS encoding transposase, which translates into the protein MAYLSLEHYQTLDQAYQGLAQYFVFYNDQRPHQALNYRTPAEVYADRQSRSL
- a CDS encoding IS1 family transposase, coding for MVLNPVLCPVCRHEKIAKRGKTENGKQRYLCQNPECSVKTFILDYDYNGYLPEVKNQIIEMAINGSGVRDTARVLDISPTTVINELKKTRIANLARGSKARYLD
- a CDS encoding IS21 family transposase translates to MKSQKIHLPKITIRKGDEMQTPETVAAMRRLYELGWGARRIARELGCSRNTVKRHLSQEDWMPDRLPKRRRALSTLEEWLAVSFRQHCGNADVVRQELQRVHGLQVSLRTVERAVRPWRQALEAEARATVRFETPPGQQLQIDFGSTTVRIGGEPVVVRLFVATLGYSRRVFVAAFDHERQSAWLDGLEGAFHHFGGVPEEVLMDNARALVDAHDRITRVVVFNTRFLAFARYWGFQPRACAPCRARTKGKDERGVGSVKRNAIAGRMFDSWAALEGHLRGWLRTVADVRIHGTTGEPPLARFQRAEADALRPLNGRPPFHWIRELTRRVHADSCIEVDTNHYSVPWRLIGETVTVQIVDESLRVQRAGIEVARHVLSVGRRQRVIDPAHLAGVVGAPTAGGAANPAPPAADRSPAPVLLRPLAEYEAIAGGGW